CTCGTTCATACACCAGCGAAATCAGTAACTGCATGACGAGGCTCGTACTTCCACCGAGACTGCCCTCCTGTTGGGCGAGGTCGAGGTAGATCACCTTCTCGTCGCGGATATCGAACTCCGTCTCTCGTCCCAGGTTCTCATACCGGCCGTCCTGGGAAAATGGTCGTAGTTGATCGATGAGCCACGTTGCATCAGATCCGATCTTGCCTGCTTCTGCAGACGTCCGAACAACGTACTCTGCTGGATTCTCAACCATCTCCTCGAGGATATCGAGGACGTCGCGCATCGTTGGGCTCTCGTTGCGGTGGGTCGCTATATCGTCGGTAATCTCCTTTCGAGTGTACGCTCGTTCGAGCGCTGTCTCGAGAGTGGTCCGGCGATCGTCGAGGGAGATTCCACGGAGAGCGAAGTAATTCGAGAGGAAGCTCATCACGCTATCGAGTTTTTCGCGATATGGGCTCGCGTCTTCGCCCATCGCCCGCTGGATCCGTTCAGGCGTCGGCTTGATCTCGAGTGGATTCAACCCCATGTCTCCGCCGATCGTAATTCGTTCGCCACCGAGTGCGTCGGCGACGCCCGCCCAGTTATTGAGAGGTTCGAGGATGATGCCGATGCGGTCTTCGCTTTGCTCGATCGAGCGGATGAAGTTCTGCTTTGCGCCGAACGATTTCCCAGAGCCGGGATCACCGATCGTGAACATCGCATAGCCATTTTCGCGGACGAACGGGTCGATCACGACCGGGCTCTGGTTTTTCCAGTGAGTGCCGAACTCAACGCCACCATCCTCGAGGATCGTCGCCGTATGTACCGAAGCGAAGAGGGCGCCTACGGCTCCGCCTAATGCTGTTGCTTCGCGGCCGAAGGGGTTCGGTCCTACTGGAGCAGCTGCCTGAAGCGCCAGATCTTGCTTACAGATGGCCGTCTTCGGTGACAGTCCAGCCGGATCTTCACGGAGTCGGCTCCGTACGGTTCGGACGTGCTCTCGAAGTTCATGACGTGTTTGGGCGCGGATCGTGATGAACATGCCCTGTCTGAAGACGCGACTCCCATTCTCGACGCTCTTGTACGTCGATACAGCTTCTGCGGCTCGTTCCTGCAAATACGCTCCACGGACGCTCCGTTCGAGGTCGGCATCCGCCTGCAAATCGTCTGCGGCCCGCTGTAACTCGTCTCGAGCCTGCTCCTGATTCTTGGGCGTGAGGTGTACCGTGAGATCGAATTCGACATCGGTCAGTTCGAAGAGTTCGTTGAGATAGCCATCTTTGGGATAATCCGGATAGTCCGCGATGTAGAGCGTTGATGTCCACTGCTCGCCGACTTGAGCGGCGCGTGTCTCCCATTCAATTGCGTCGGGGGCGATGAGGGTTTGCTGTCGGTGAGCGACCTCGTCGAGAATTGCACCCTCACCCTGGGCTGCCTCGAGCGTTGCTTGCTCGAGAAGTGCACTTAACTCGACTTCGTCGATTTCTTCTGTGTGCCACCGATCCCAGCCACTCCTTACGAGGAGCGTCCCCACAGCAGTGAGGACGAGGTATAGAGCGAGTCCTTCCTGCGTTGCTGGATCGGGAAGTATCTGTGCTACGTACGGAAGGGGAACGAACGCGATTCCTCCTCCGATCATTCGTCTCCTCGCTCTTGATTTCCGATTACTGGCTGTTCGCGCATTGCGTTCTCCGGGATGTCGTACTCGTGTTCATCGCCGTTCCAGAAGTCCATCGCGAGGAGGAACACTTCGACCGTACTCAGTGGACGTGCAGACCACCCTGGGGCTTTTTGCACGAACTCTGTCTGAACCGTTCGTCGTCGCGTCTCGAGTTTCTCGAACATCGCTGCTCGTAACTCGGCATCGGTCATGTTCTCTCGTCGAGTGACGAACGGATTGAACAGAAAGCCAATCACCGGAAACGAGGTGAGCTTCTCGGCTGGTGAGCGCTCATCCTGATAGCGATCGTAGACCTCGAGCGGGGCCACTTCGACGCCGATGAAGTATCGGAGCTGCGTAGTCCCTGCAAGCTCTCGTGGTCGTTTTTCACGATACTCTTCGAGGAGGACTTCGAAAACCGGGTTGTCCTTGACGTCCTCATCCAGGAGTCGATCATCGATACGGTCGATCAACTGTTCGACGGGAAACGACCGAGTTGTCGCGTGGAAAGTGAGTTTAAAATCGAGTTCACGATTCGCAAACTCTTCGCCAAGACGCTGGATGTGTGCCCAGTCGCCGGACATGGCGAAGTCCATGTTTCCGGCATCGATCTCGAGAAAGGCCTCCATCGCTCCATCAGTTCGTTCGATCGCTCCAGCGCCCGGCCAGGCGCGGGCAATCGAGGTGAGGTCCTGGGTGGACTCATCGGGTTTAAACGGCGTGTAGTTGATCAGCCCACCCTCCGTCGTCGACCCACCAGCGTCTTGACCGGGTTCACCACTGTAGGTGAATCGAGGACGCTTGAAGTAGTAGCGATAGACGTCTCCAAGCCACGCCGTCGCCGGGAGGTGACTCGGTGAGGCGTAGACGATTATCCCACCGAGGACAACGCCGAACAAGACGAACGGCAGAATTGCTCCATCGAGGCCGGTTAATCCCCCAAAGAGGAGGCCAACAATCGGGAAGCCAACCAAGACGTACACGTCTCCTTCGTCGATATTCAATAGCGGTATCCGACTCTCTTCACCGAATTCATCCATAATCCGCCGACTGGCGGCATCGTGTTCTCGTGCCATTAGTAGTACCCCGGATCGTTTTCCGCACGGCGATAATCGGGAACCCCGCTATTGCCGTAGGCATCCATCACCGTGTTATCGTTCGTCGTCTGACTGCCAGCACCTCCACTTGAAGTGGCTCGTGATTGGGATGGGTTGTTTGAGTCGCGAAATCTCGAGGCTACCGTATAGCCTGCGGCAGCTTTTGGTCCCCACATTGCCGCTGCCGAAGCGGCCGACGGTCCAGCGATTGCCCCTGCGCCAACGACTGCACCGGCCGTGACCGTTGCCTTGCCCGTTGCTCCGATAATTTTGGTCGTCATTGGAGCAGCGTATTTGAACAGCTTCCAGACGATGATGATCGACAGAAGTGGGAGTGTGACGGCAATGAGGTAACTCAAAAAGGCGCTGTCCGGGACGAGACTCGAGTCCGAACCATTACCGAAGAGGAGTTCATAGCCTTTGAACAGGAGTGCGACCGGAATCGGCATGATCGCCAGCGGGACGAATTTCATACAGGCTGTCTTTGCGATATGGGAGACGACAGGCAGATTTCCAAAGGCGAGTGCAATCCCAATCGGCATCGCGTAGATGAAGATATAGAGCAGAATCTCTCGAAGGAAAAACAACGCCTGAAGAATCCACATCGCTGTCGCGCCAATACCGGTCAAAAAGAGGGCGAGAAGTGGGTTCGAAATTGTGAGGCCCAACAAATCAGTCATCACCTTTGTGACCGCGGATACCTCAGGAATGAGAGCAATAGTGAATCCATCGACGAGATAGAGGGCTAACACAGCAACCCAGTACCACGTCACAATGAGGAATGCGCCCGTCCAGGCGCTTCGTTTTGTTTTCCGTGCATCGTAGGCGCTTCCCATATTGAAAATACGGATCGTGTGTCGTCCCTGGACACACATTACCAGTAATAGAAGAGCAACGAGCATGATCTCGCCTGTGACGAGAGCGCCATGAATGTCTACCCACGGCGTATTTGTCGGTTGACCAAATACGAACGCACCATTTGTTTCCGGTGTTGGTGTCCCGAAGACCTGGGACGTGATCGCCCTGTATGCCTCTGTCAGCCCCTCTTGGAACCATTGGATGAGCTTGTCAATTGTATCTTCAAACCATTTGAGCCCGACATCGCTAAGGGACCATGCAATCACGAAGACACCTTCTCAATCTTGTATTCACAGCCATGAGATTCTGTATCTTGATACTGTATCTCGTACTCGAGGCTGGCCTTTTCTGATTGATGCACTGAAGCCAGCTCTACGGTGAAATGCCCTCTTGTTCCTGCTAAACCACACTCAACCCCTCTGCCTGTGGGTGAGAACGGACGGTTGTTACTGTAGATTAACACTGTTTCCCCAGCTGGAATCACAATTGCATCAGCATCTGCGCCAAAGTCATTCTCTGGATCGTAAATTCCGCTAGCGCCAGTCTCGTCGTAACTTTCGTGGGTTGGAAGCGGAACGTCACCACGAAACCGGAGCTGCGTAACCGCAGTAGGCCCCGTTCCGGTGTTGGTAACAGACAGAATAGCCTCAGCATTCGTATCCGATTCGGTCGCTCCTTCGTACATCTCTTCGGGATACTCTTTGCCCAGCCGAAGTTTGGTCAACTCGAGATCGGGTTCGAGTTTCAAAGACTGGGTTTCCACGACCTCCTTTGCATCGAGGCCGATCACCTCATATGGTCCTGGAGTATACTCTGTCCCGATCTCGACGGCAAGTCGAGAAACACCAGCTTCGACCGTTCGAGTCACGAAGAGTTCTCCTGCGGGATCGACGACGTTCACCTGGTCGATTACGCCCGCTTGGAATCGAAGAACCAGCTGCGTTCCCTCAACTCTCGAGGTGAACTCGAGGGAGTCGTTCGACTCAGTCGCTGTTTCATCATTGCCTGAGGCCGCACAGCCAGCCAACCCTACTGATGTAGCGATGGCCAATACCCTGAGGGCGGTTCGTCTCCGATATGTCTGTTGGTTGCTTTTCATGGCAGCTCGTCATCGAATTTCAAGAAGGTGCCAATCCGCTTGGCAGCATAGAGGGCGACTGCAAACGGGAGGGCGAAGCGTACGAGATCGACCAGCAGCGTAAACCAGCCAGTGGGCGACGTCAGTGGGTGCCAGGTTGCCGTAGCGGTATCCCCGAGATAGGCTGGCTGATGTGAGCGCCACGACCCTGGATGGTACTCAGCCGTGTAGATTCCCGGCTGACTTACTGTTATCTCGGCGGTTCCAGTTGCGTCCGTTTTGACACGGCGATCACCAACGGTAATGTACCCTGACCGAGCGTCCTGACCGATCAACGAGAACCGCGGATCGTCGAGGGTATCGAGCATAATCGGATCTCCGGTTGCCGTATCGCGTAGCTCGATTCGAAGCGTACTCGCTGTGTCACTCGAGTTGACGACCTCTACCGAGAGCTCGCTCTCACGGATCTCACGTTGTGTACCGTTATCGGGTTCGACAATCTCTGCAGTAACCCCACGAACGATTCCCTCGACGGTGATCGAATCAGGGTCGATCACGTCGTATCGGAGGGCGATTCCCGATGAACGGGTATACGAGTCCGAAACGACGTCAACTTCGACGTTCTCGTGTATCGAAGGTGCTGGTGAGACGGTCTCTCTTCCCCAGACCTCGAGCAGTGTCGGCCCATCACGAATTGGCTCTACGCGCGGCCCGATATCGGATGGGAACGCGTGGACGTACACGGGACGCGGTGTTTCGTTGAGCGTTTGTGTACCGTCTCGAGTCGACTCGACGAGGCGATCCCAGTTCGTGTCGCGAGCCGTATAGTATCGCCACACGCCACGGACGCCGACGTCACCGTCTTCAGAAAGGGTGTATCCGTTCCAGGGCTGTCGCTGGTAGATCGCAACGCCATCATCGTCATCGGGATACGATGCATAGTAGATCGCTGCCTGCGGATCGTAGACCTCAACCTCGAGGTCTTGACTCACGGTCACGTTATCGGAGACGACTCGAGTTTCGACCGCGCTCTGGTTGCCAACCCGTGCCTCTATCTCGAGGCGCGTGTAGATGTCGGCCTCGAGTGTTAGCGTCCCCTGCCCAGAGTGTTCGAAGTCGTATTCGAATACCGGATTGTGCGTCCCCTCGGCAGTCTCGACAACGGTCTCGTCTATTCGTAATCTGACTTCGTCGATACCGTGCTCTTGGATCGACCACGAAACGATCTCGGTATCTCGTAGTTGGGCTTCGTCGAGTCGGATCCGATAATCGACGAACCCCCTCACGGTCCCTTCTGGGGCAACATAGTGAACGGATTGCTCTGGATCGATATGCGTTCGTGTCGATGGATGGATTGCAAACACCGTCGCGTGCGCATCGGCGATGCCGATCGAATCCGTGAGTGTGGCGTGTTCGGGATACCTCGAGGTGTCATTTCCGCCTGCGTTAAGGCGGTCGTAGTCCTGTGTCGTCCAACGTGTGGCTGTATCTGGTGGCTGGGTGAACGAAATGTCTGTACAGGTGACGAGTTCTTCTATCGCTGATGGCTCTTTGCCGTATTGAGCTTCGTACTCAGAAGGGGTTAGACACTCGTCGAGGTCTTTCGACCAGAGCGTTGCTGTTTCGTTGGCATTGAGGTCGTCCTCGTCGGCAGGTACTGGAGAACTCTGGCCGGCCACACTACTGGCAATGACCGCGATAGTCACGACCACCAGTAGCATAAACGTCGATCGAAAGCGGTGCTTCTCGAGGGGATGACCTCGCCGCCGTTGGCTCGTGATTACCACGGCACGAAATCCACACACCCAGCGAGTGGCAGTCCCATCGTCGACCCAGCGACGGTGTACAGCGGCCCCAGTATTACCAGGATGAGCGCGGACTTGAGTGCCGTCCGTTTGTGCTGTTTAAGATCCTTCTTTTGCTCGAAGTTCATCGTGAACATCTCGACGAGTGAATCTGCCTGCCAGACGACGACGAGTCCCATGAGTCCGAGGGCAGTCGTGATCTGGAAGAATCCAGAAATCATCCCGGGGAGGCCTTCAGCATCACAGACAACGCTATCTTGTGCAAGTACTGGATCGACGGCGATTACGGTCAACAAGACGACGACTCCAGCGCTTGTACGCATGAATCGCTGGAGTTGATTCGGTGTCGGTTCAGATGCGGCTTCGATAGCGGTGGTACTCGAACTCATCTAGGCGCGCCTCTCAATTGGTATCCAGGAAGAGGTTTCGTACGTATACGGAACGGCAGTCATTGTGTCGTCACACTCAGTCTCCCGTGATTGACTAAGTATTTTGCGGATAAAATATGTTGGATTAAACTACCATTTTCGAGTGAGAGTCTTTCGCACTATCAGCTGGTCGTCAGCACAAAAACGAGTTGTACGAGCCCTCTAACGTCGATTCTGCAAACCAACAGAACATGACTCTCGAGGCAAAACACCCTACTCAGATCTAGCCGTGAGTAGATGACTGGTATGTCGGGAGAACTTTCTCTAGGAGTTCGTCGATAATTTCCCAGAGAATTAGAGATGGGGTCTCGTGTTCAAACGTGATCTCCCATCGGTCTTCACTTGTCTCTGTTTTGTACTGGAAATGTGCTCGGCCGAGATCAGGGTGATCCTCATCTTGGTGCCAACCAGCGTGGAAGCCTGTGTTCGGATCGGTGTAATTCACCCGAAACCAATCATGAGGTGTCTGTCGATACCAAGCAATAATCAGTTTGGGCGGTTTTGGCCCTGTCTGTGGATCAAGGCGCGTTGGATCGAACGTTGCCTGTAGCTGTTTGGCTTGGACGTCGTCAGGAACATATTCAACTGTCGTGATGTGGGGTATTCGCTCGAGGACGTCCTGTTTGAGTTGTGCATACAGATTTGCATTTGGATCGCCTCCCGGATGTTGGATGGACATCCATCAACTCCTGGCATCAGCATGTTCTGCGTTCGGTGCCAGGAAGTCCCATTCGCGGATTGCGAATCCAACGATCTGGATACGCCGTTGGAGATGTGTCCACTCGCGTGCGATGTCGCGTCGGCGAGCCTCCTCAGCAGGACCAAGATTCTCATCAGCGAGGGTAGCTCGAAGCTGGTTCGGTGACTCAACTTCAAACTCT
This region of Natronosalvus halobius genomic DNA includes:
- a CDS encoding VirB4 family type IV secretion system protein, yielding MIGGGIAFVPLPYVAQILPDPATQEGLALYLVLTAVGTLLVRSGWDRWHTEEIDEVELSALLEQATLEAAQGEGAILDEVAHRQQTLIAPDAIEWETRAAQVGEQWTSTLYIADYPDYPKDGYLNELFELTDVEFDLTVHLTPKNQEQARDELQRAADDLQADADLERSVRGAYLQERAAEAVSTYKSVENGSRVFRQGMFITIRAQTRHELREHVRTVRSRLREDPAGLSPKTAICKQDLALQAAAPVGPNPFGREATALGGAVGALFASVHTATILEDGGVEFGTHWKNQSPVVIDPFVRENGYAMFTIGDPGSGKSFGAKQNFIRSIEQSEDRIGIILEPLNNWAGVADALGGERITIGGDMGLNPLEIKPTPERIQRAMGEDASPYREKLDSVMSFLSNYFALRGISLDDRRTTLETALERAYTRKEITDDIATHRNESPTMRDVLDILEEMVENPAEYVVRTSAEAGKIGSDATWLIDQLRPFSQDGRYENLGRETEFDIRDEKVIYLDLAQQEGSLGGSTSLVMQLLISLVYERAKETEKEVVFVIDEARYIMQDAASLEYLEVVFRHHRHHNLSIRLLTQTVDEFFQHPESEAIIDQCAIKQFHHLDGMDHEWAEEFGLNSAQMRFVQEAVPGNDRTGYSEALVGVDGEWRGIEVRAMENEATVIDFDPKAHTRSDLPGAAERTVEFDADRTMGDGQRDNAVSD